A genomic window from Cotesia glomerata isolate CgM1 linkage group LG7, MPM_Cglom_v2.3, whole genome shotgun sequence includes:
- the LOC123268754 gene encoding uncharacterized protein LOC123268754: MDRQRSSIDPSNYNGTPLQLPTKKKKLLQIDDFWLTSSLHLYNYLNNRFIIFNCQCYHRHYDPIDFYENIFIKKQSYFACIVSNDDSRIRHMCFPIMLGSMIDLHLRPQHELDPDVFGCFIINGSLKILPNFQTNNLNSIHIYSYKDERCVRWVVKTSSNTCRLYYSTAKSEQVLCEFTDSTNLNNTSTDDDCFFSFLEFDKNDRNDNSRKKNPDDSNKDNENWINFINHVNPYNCNDTTVETYIDVFQLLLKDYPQIDDLANKTIITAPMILYRVVTMTKHTKLKQIFESGNLFYVLSKKKHMTLIKDFANMYLNIEGQKHDKIRYTLDLTKRSINRQTRNSKALLYPRDADYFICYLTCKEMKDAGETISFAHYVTITLPINEKLIQLEIFQSHEYDTPGGLRIIINGFLTNCYVENSLISLVNFKRRLPMITFFRLGHRYLFTYTKGYVLVKYSSKYNIFVSPYEAQNLFPDCFDNYSQFSRFGCFARQLSSSILKTPPPKCTVTINNIRGACNVLNSRFKAQAFLTSIGYNSAIIYQRHGENELLSLNKKYSRISLCKNNNNSDGGEGKLLPIARENHIAFAWLKYAERWDIKPNNQSILDNYFKELDATILKSPQSAIPRDGSEFFGVITSMIDPNADASNEFYLEFLKSILPTKYLFIDNRFSLIMNNDENEVNLLHRATVKTIANIPEYKQHLRVLINNDSIVIPLYNYTPLTISSINEIDNSSTEITCKSPERLRKKRKYNRNSYTITAPQKLCNKSFKSQRIQNSSMFKSMEIMTECEDYYNLYTTKLFGLLCSNDYTDRNTNQLVLYCAFGDVGGGCIEDGIILDKTFVANAPNKLISVTLAVKFMTQDSGYNAHDKKHTHFQSEKSNASVKNENDINTGRKSRRNSKSLQSLNVKYSPINREIDKCLIFGVISSNQKLLTFKSKNVNIVETNLKTHNFYVIYCVEFTHHEKTIESYYNESTNTLIIHYRYMRPIGIDMKFCNKHGQKAIVSCVRDLSYYRAWTRSGKCIHPQVLYSMQSVIGRMAAGQVHEMLSNEECGFSENGEVVAPMSFVIHSVESSVKSKITAALRIDLMTQQNGFDANMCTGLALLATTQHAGNFTDSYARLHYLKELFKLNGINFEFL; this comes from the exons ATGGat agaCAACGATCATCTATAGATCCTTCTAATTATAATGGTACTCCTCTACAATTACCGACCAAGAAAAAGAAACTATTACAAATTGATGATTTCTGGTTAACATCTTCATTACACTTGTACAATTATCTTAATAAtcgtttcataattttcaattgtcaATGTTATCACAGACATTATGATCCAATCGATTTTTacgaaaatattttcatcaagAAACAATCATATTTTGCTTGTATCGTTTCTAATGATGACAGCCGTATACGACATATGTGTTTTCCAATTATGCTTGGCTCGATGATTGATTTACACTTACGACCCCAACATGAATTAGATCCTGATGTATTTGGATGTTTCATCATTAAtggttcattaaaaattttaccgaattttcaaacaaataatttaaattctatacatatttatagTTATAAAGATGAACGTTGTGTTCGTTGGGTTGTAAAAACCAGTAGTAATACATGTCGTCTGTACTACTCTACAGCAAAATCAGAACAAGTTTTATGTGAGTTCACTGATAGTACAAACTTAAATAACACTTCAACTGATGATGATtgtttcttttcatttttagagtttgataaaaatgatCGAAATGACAACTCCCgtaaaaaaaatcctgatGATTCGAACAAAGACAATGAAAATTGGATTAACTTCATTAACCATGTTAATCCTTATAATTGTAATGATACAACAGTAGAAACATACATCGACGTATTTCAATTATTGTTGAAAGACTATCCGCAAATAGATGACTTAGCGAATAAAACTATTATAACAGCTCCTATGATCCTTTATCGAGTTGTGACTATGACTAAGCATAcgaaattaaaacaaattttcgaGAGTGGTAATCTTTTTTACGTTTTATCAAAGAAAAAACACATGAcattaattaaagattttGCGAACATGTATTTGAATATTGAAGGTCAAAAGCATGATAAAATTCGATATACTTTAGATTTGACAAAGCGGTCAATTAACCGGCAGACAAGGAATAGCAAAGCGTTGCTGTACCCACGCGATGCTGATTACTTTATATGTTACTTAACATGCAAAGAAATGAAAGATGCAGGTGAGACAATCAGTTTTGCTCATTATGTCACTATCACACTTCCGATCAATGAAAAGTTAATTCAACTAGAGATATTCCAATCTCATGAATATGATACTCCAGGTGGCTTACGAATTATTATCAATGGCTTTCTAACTAATTGTTACGTTGAAAACTCTCTGATCTCTTTGGTAAACTTTAAGCGACGACTCCCCATGATAACATTTTTTCGCTTAGGTCATCGGTATTTATTCACATATACTAAGGGGTATGTCTTAGTTAAGTACAGCAGTAAGTATAATATATTTGTGTCGCCATACGAAGCACAAAATTTGTTTCCTGACTGTTTCGATAATTACTCGCAGTTCAGCCGTTTTGGTTGTTTTGCTCGACAATTATCATCATCTATACTAAAAACACCACCTCCAAAATGCActgttacaataaataatatacgagGTGCATGTAATGTGTTAAATAGTAGATTTAAAGCCCAAGCTTTTCTTACATCAATTGGTTACAATAGTGCTATTATTTATCAACGTCATGGAGAAAATGAACTGCTctccctgaataaaaaatattcaagaaTATCATTGtgcaaaaataacaataattctgATGGTGGTGAAGGAAAATTATTACCTATCGCTAGAGAAAACCATATTGCGTTTGCATGGCTAAAATACGCTGAGAGATGGGATATTAAGCCAAATAATCAATCAATACTTGACAATTATTTCAAAGAGTTAGATGCGACGATACTTAAGTCCCCGCAATCAGCCATACCCCGCGACGGAAGTGAGTTTTTTGGTGTTATTACCAGTATGATTGATCCAAACGCGGATGCCAGCAATGAGTTTTATTTAGAATTCTTAAAATCCATTTTGcctactaaatatttgtttattgataATCGATTCTCTCTCATTATGAACAAtgatgaaaatgaagttaatTTGCTTCATCGGGCTACTGTGAAAACGATAGCCAATATACCCGAATACAAGCAACATCTTCGAGTCTTAATCAACAATGACAGTATAGTGATACCTCTGTATAATTATACACCATTAACCATCAGCAGTATTAATGAAATTGATAATAGTAGTACAGAAATAACGTGCAAATCACCAGAACGCCTACGAAAGAAACGGAAGTACAATCGTAACAGTTATACTATAACAGCACCTCAAAAATTGTGTAATAAATCTTTCAAGTCACAAAGGATTCAAAATTCTTCGATGTTTAAATCCATGGAAATCATGACAGAATGTGAAGATTATTACAATTTGTATACAACCAAGTTGTTCGGTTTGTTATGCAGCAACGACTACACTGATCGAAATACAAATCAACTAGTATTATATTGTGCTTTTGGAGATGTCGGTGGTGGCTGTATTGAAGACGGTATTATATTGGATAAGACTTTCGTGGCTAATGCgccaaataaattgatttcaGTTACATTAGCTGTAAAATTTATGACTCAAGATTCTGGTTACAATGCGCATGATAAAAAACATACTCATTTTCAATCTGAAAAAAGTAACGCATcagtaaaaaatgaaaacgaTATAAATACCGGTCGGAAGAGTAGAAGAAATAGTAAATCATTACAATCCCTTAATGTGAAGTATTCACCAATCAATCGTGAAATAGATAAGTGTCTTATCTTTGGAGTAATTTCAAGTAATCAAAAACTGCTTACTTTCAAGagcaaaaatgttaatattgtcGAAACTAATTTGAAaactcataatttttatgttatctATTGTGTTGAATTTACGCACCACGAAAAAACTATAGAATCTTACTACAATGAAAGTACTAATACGTTAATAATTCACTATCGATATATGAGACCTATTGGAATCGATATGAAATTTTGTAACAAACATGGTCAAAAAGCAATTGTTTCATGCGTTCGAGACCTAAGTTATTACCGTGCTTGGACAAGAAGTGGTAAATGTATCCATCCACAAGTTTTATATAGTATGCAAAGTGTTATCGGGCGGATGGCCGCTGGTCAAGTTCATGAAATGCTATCAAATGAAGAGTGTGGGTTTAGTGAAAATGGTGAAGTAGTGGCACCTATGTCATTTGTAATTCATTCTGTAGAATCTTcagttaaaagtaaaataacaGCAGCATTGAGAATAGATTTAATGACTCAGCAAAATGGTTTTGATGCGAATATGTGTACTGGATTAGCTTTATTAGCTACTACACAACATGCAGGAAATTTTACCGATAGTTATGCACGACTACATTATTTGAaagaattattcaaattaaatggtataaatttcgaatttttataG
- the LOC123269710 gene encoding uncharacterized protein LOC123269710, with translation MSIHFGCTNETSFTAVYIFRTDPLSAQVLLATALVQVRPHHGNPITARVLIDQGSELSFMRQSLFKKLGQPLQRDMVMLKGIGNVSAGSSLGVSTIELRSLCTTASMHVSMHILPTLTVDLPSFVIADPKWPHLENLKLADPQYLQPRPVDIILGASPAAQIMNAEIQRGPRNAPIAQSTTLGWIVYGAVTAKHALTSHAALHASVDTELQDAIAKFWEQEGVPSGNSSLNDAEEDECEVHFRQTHYRQPDGRYVVRLPLKAPESQLGDSINAAMGSLRRLITRLSREKDYSDMYHAFMAEYIQLGHMVRVPINELPANAYFLPHHGVLKLDSATTKLRTVFNGSCATSTGISLNDILHAGPKTQIDIFDVMLRIRCNKILFATDITKMFRQIEVDSLDWPLQCILWTDENDLVDAYCLKTVTYGTASAPFDAVRVLIQLVKDEGHRFPLAVAPMLDTRYVDDIYGGADNEEDAIEVAVQTKALCAAGCFPLAKWASNSPRLLAEVAPEKQLDTPLKEISDAPVKILGMYWNSRTDALQFKYTLPPDTPKTKRAILSEIAKLYDPLGLLAPIVVKAKIFMQDLWLDRVSWDEQLSPSLIHKWTGYREDLRNIESIRIPRWNNIAPGATMELHGFSDASQNAMAAAVYLRVTDADGNTKVSLLCSKTQVAPLKTMTIPRLELSAAWLLTQLILHVKEVQSLENVRINLWTDSAVTLAWIKSPAIRWKTFVRNRVGKIQETLRDVSWKFIPGKQNPADCASRGIPTLKLKQHALWWHGPTWLHEPESSWPTLEPPKDNATHREERQGLTLVTWKAENCLLQQLLSHYTQLFPLLRKLSIWHRAIDRFKRVPQSSLAYPLTPSDLQRAKLTLIKFTQGQYFAREIHTLLDGDGVLRAGGRWNNALLDPEERHPAILPRQSPLTSILIDDSHRKTLHGGTQLTLADLRKTVWIIGGRVPVRSFILRCVICTRHRGERAQQLMGQLPAARVQPTRAFLHTGLDYAGPITLKTFQGRGAKTYKGWIAVFVCMFSSAVHLELVTDYTAAAFIAAYRRFTSRRGICHTLYSDCGTNFVGADKELKRLFAAGSRTLRELSTLIAQDGTNWKFNPPGAPHFGGKWEAAVKSIKFHLRRTIGDSLLTLEQYSTLLAQIEAILNSRPLTPLNEDPADLAVLTPGHFLIGQSLTAIPEPSLTDLQPARLSHWEQVQQMVQHFWKRYYQDCIHRYQAISKWHHRRNQIKVGSVVLITTEDLPPTKWPLAKVIAVHPGEDGQIRVVTVKTVNTELVRPITKLCVLPLTHEEDDLVDAAANPGENVR, from the exons ATGTCCATCCATTTTGGATGCACCAACGAAACCAGCTTCACCGCAGTCTACATCTTCCGCACAGATCCGCTTTCCGCTCAAGTATTGCTAGCTACCGCTTTAGTCCAGGTCCGCCCACATCATGGTAATCCAATCACCGCCAGAGTGTTGATTGATCAAGGTTCAGAGCTCTCATTTATGAGACAGTCGCTCTTCAAGAAGCTTGGACAACCGCTACAGCGTGACATGGTCATGCTCAAGGGCATTGGCAATGTCTCCGCAGGAAGCTCACTAGGTGTGAGCACAATTGAGCTTCGTTCGCTGTGTACGACCGCATCAATGCATGTCAGCATGCATATTCTACCAACACTGACGGTAGATCTTCCATCGTTCGTGATCGCTGATCCGAAATGGCCGCATCTTGAGAATCTCAAGCTCGCTGACCCGCAGTATCTACAGCCACGCCCTGTAGATATTATTCTAGGTGCATCACCAGCCGCACAGATCATGAACGCAGAGATTCAACGAGGACCTCGCAATGCTCCTATTGCACAATCCACCACGCTTGGTTGGATTGTCTATGGAGCTGTCACCGCTAAACACGCTTTAACATCACACGCAGCACTACATGCGTCAGTAGATACTGAATTACAAGACGCTATCGCTAAGTTTTGGGAACAGGAAGGAGTTCCATCAGGAAATTCATCGCTCAACGACGCTGAGGAAGACGAATGTGAAGTTCACTTTCGTCAAACGCATTATCGACAGCCTGATGGACGCTATGTAGTGAGATTACCGCTTAAAGCCCCCGAGAGTCAACTTGGCGACTCTATTAACGCAGCCATGGGGTCACTCCGCAGATTAATAACTCGCTTGTCGCGAGAAAAGGATTATTCTGACATGTATCATGCATTCATGGCAGAATATATTCAACTAGGACACATGGTACGAGTTCCAATCAACGAATTGCCCGCAAACGCTTACTTCTTGCCTCACCATGGGGTATTGAAGCTTGATAGTGCCACTACGAAACTCCGCACAGTGTTCAATGGTTCCTGTGCAACATCTACAGGAATTTCATTGAATGATATTCTTCACGCAGGACCCAAAAcgcaaattgacatttttgacgTGATGTTGAGAATCCGCTGCAATAAAATTCTATTCGCTACTGACATCACCAAGATGTTCAGACAGATTGAGGTCGACTCTCTTGATTGGCCGCTTCAGTGCATTCTCTGGACAGATGAGAATGACCTGGTAGACGCTTACTGTCTCAAGACAGTCACATACGGAACCGCTAGTGCACCTTTTGACGCTGTACGTGTGCTCATTCAACTTGTGAAGGATGAAGGACACCGCTTTCCGCTAGCTGTTGCTCCAATGTTGGATACACGCTACGTAGATGACATCTACGGTGGAGCAGACAATGAAGAAGACGCTATAGAGGTTGCAGTGCAAACAAAAGCACTGTGTGCAGCAGGCTGCTTCCCGCTTGCCAAATGGGCTAGCAATAGCCCACGATTACTCGCTGAAGTCGCTCCAGAAAAGCAGCTGGATACACCGCTTAAAGAAATCAGTGATGCACCAGTAAAAATCCTGGGCATGTACTGGAATTCACGCACTGACGCTCTCCAGTTCAAGTACACGCTACCGCCAGATACGCCTAAGACAAAGAGAGCTATTTTGTCTGAAATCGCTAAACTGTATGATCCGCTAGGACTTCTCGCACCAATAGTCGTCAAAGCCAAGATCTTTATGCAAGATCTGTGGCTAGATAGAGTGTCATGGGATGAACAATTGTCACCATCACTCATTCACAAATGGACTGGATACCGCGAGGATCTTCGAAACATCGAATCCATCCGCATTCCACGCTGGAATAATATAGCACCTGGAGCAACTATGGAATTGCACGGGTTCTCAGACGCTTCGCAAAACGCTATGGCTGCCGCTGTTTATTTGAGAGTCACTGACGCTGATGGGAACACAAAGGTCTCACTTTTGTGTTCAAAAACGCAAGTAGCACCGCTGAAGACCATGACAATCCCACGCTTGGAATTATCTGCCGCATGGTTGCTAACACAACTGATACTTCATGTTAAAGAAGTTCAGTCGCTTGAAAATGTCAGGATCAATCTCTGGACTGACTCCGCCGTGACTCTCGCATGGATTAAAAGTCCAGCAATCCGCTGGAAGACATTCGTCCGCAATAGAGTGGGAAAAATCCAAGAAACGCTTCGAGATGTCTCCTGGAAATTTATTCCAGGAAAACAAAACCCCGCTGACTGCGCTTCAAGAGGTATACCTACGCTAAAACTGAAACAACACGCTCTCTGGTGGCATGGACCAACTTGGCTTCATGAACCAGAATCCTCTTGGCCCACTCTGGAGCCTCCAAAAGACAACGCAACGCATCGAGAAGAACGCCAAGGTCTGACACTAGTAACTTGGAAAGCAGAAAATTGCCTGCTCCAACAATTACTGTCGCATTACACGCAGCTGTTTCCACTGCTACGGAAGCTTAGCATCTGGCATCGTGCCATCGACCGCTTTAAAAGAGTTCCACAATCTTCGCTGGCCTACCCGCTTACTCCATCAGACCTGCAGCGCGCTAAATTGACCTTGATTAAGTTCACTCAAGGACAATACTTCGCTAGAGAGATTCACACGCTACTAGATGGTGATG GGGTCCTGAGAGCCGGTGGCCGCTGGAACAACGCATTGCTGGACCCAGAAGAGAGGCATCCAGCGATTCTACCGCGACAATCACCGcttacatcaattttgattGATGATTCGCACCGCAAAACGCTTCACGGAGGTACTCAGCTTACGCTCGCTGACTTACGCAAGACTGTCTGGATCATTGGAGGCCGTGTTCCAGTcagatcatttattttacgctGCGTTATCTGCACGAGACACCGTGGAGAACGCGCTCAACAGTTGATGGGTCAACTACCCGCCGCACGAGTACAGCCAACTCGAGCCTTCTTGCATACAGGACTCGACTACGCTGGACCTATCACGCTGAAAACGTTTCAAGGACGTGGAGCAAAAACATACAAAGGCTGGATTGCAGTCTTTGTATGCATGTTCAGTTCAGCTGTACACTTAGAGCTAGTAACTGACTACACCGCTGCCGCTTTCATCGCCGCTTATCGCCGCTTCACTAGTCGCCGAGGTATCTGCCACACGCTATATTCAGACTGTGGAACCAATTTTGTAGGAGCAGATAAAGAGCTGAAACGACTATTCGCTGCAGGATCCCGTACATTACGAGAATTATCAACCTTGATCGCTCAAGATGGCACGAACTGGAAATTCAATCCGCCTGGAGCTCCACATTTTGGAGGAAAATGGGAAGCCGCTGtgaaatctatcaaatttcaCCTTCGAAGAACAATCGGAGACTCGCTGTTGACGCTTGAGCAATATTCAACGCTACTGGCTCAAATTGAAGCCATATTGAATTCCAGACCGCTCACACCGCTGAATGAAGATCCTGCTGACCTGGCTGTACTGACTCCAGGTCACTTCTTAATCGGACAGTCACTGACCGCTATCCCAGAGCCATCGCTGACAGATTTACAACCTGCTCGGCTCTCGCACTGGGAACAAGTCCAGCAAATGGTTCAACATTTCTGGAAACGCTACTACCAGGACTGCATCCACCGCTACCAGGCCATTTCAAAGTGGCATCATCGACGCAACCAGATCAAGGTGGGTTCAGTAGTACTGATCACCACTGAGGATCTCCCGCCAACCAAGTGGCCATTAGCCAAAGTAATTGCTGTCCATCCAGGTGAAGATGGACAAATCCGCGTAGTAACTGTTAAGACAGTTAACACAGAGCTGGTACGTCCAATTACAAAGCTCTGTGTCCTGCCGCTAACGCATGAAGAAGATGATCTTGTCGACGCAGCCGCCAACCCGGGGGAGaatgttcggtga